The nucleotide window TGCATGGGTGTATAACATAGGTATGAGTGATCCAGGCAGGTAAATCTTTCCCCTATATTCTTAAGTGTATGCCAAGTCATTTTCTATCTTCTCTAAAGGAGGTCATAGAGAACCATGACTAGCTCAAATGGAAGTCTCCAATTTTAGCACCCAATTCAATTTAGTCTATTCTTCTTGATCCCGTACTTAAAGGTATTATTGATGCAGcattaaaattaatacatatttacaaaatgaaagaaaaggccTTCAACGACCTCCTCACTAAGAGGAGAGGGGCTTTTGCCCCTGACTCTGCACAGAGCATCTTTGACCTCCTTGTTCCTCAGGCTGTACACGATGGGGTTCAGCAGAGGAGTGATGACAGTGTAGGTCATTGAGATGAGTCTGTCCTGACCCAGGAAACTCTGGGACTTAGGCTTCAGGTAAATGACGGAGGCACAGCCATAGTGGATGATGACCACTGTGAGGTGGGAGGCACAGGTGTCAAAGGCCTTCTTCTGACCCTCAGCTGAAGCAATCTTGAGGATGGTGGAGATGATGAGGACATAGGAGATGAAGACCAGGCCCATGGGTAGAACAAGGACAAAAACACTGACAACAAAGTTGATGATCTTGTTGACAGTGGTGTATGTGCAGGCCAGCTTCAGCAGGGGTCTCATGTCACAGAAGAAGTGAGAGATGACAAAGGCATCACAGAAGGGCAGGCCAAAAACAGATGTTACCCGTACAATGGCCATACCCAGGCCAATTCCCAGGGACCCAGATGCCACTGGATACAGACCTCTTTACTCATGATGACTGAATACTGTAGTGGGTTGCAGATGGCCACATAGCAATCATACCCCCTGGCTGTGAGCAGGAAGCAGTTATTGATCCAAGGCACAGCCTTGGATAGAAATGGGATGATGAGGACTCAGGAGGCTAGAAAGCATACAGGGAATGATGGCCACAGTGTAGCAGGTCTCAGAGATGGACAGCATGCTCAGGAAAAAGTACATGGGAGTATAGAGGTGATGGTCCAGGTGAATAACAATCACAATAATGACATTGCCAAAGAGAGTCAGCACGTACAAAGTTAGAAAGACAACAAAGAAACCAAGCCTGTGCTACCACCCAAAGCTGGGGAAACCTTCAAAAAGGAACTCAGTCACAACAGTGGAGTTTGGCTTTAGCACTGAGGGAGGTCTAGGTCTAAAAGAGCTgggcaaaggaaagaaatgtgtGATGATAATCATGAAAGACAGTAGGCTGGACCAAGGCCTTCAGTAAAAGGTATGTCCATCCTCTGAACAATGCCCAAGACCTCAAGGGTCATCAGTGTTCAGCTATTGGTCACTTGCTCAGAGCCAtcaccttccccccaccctcttcTTTATTGCTATGGAAGTGTTACCCCAGGACCCTGGGGTTGATGGCAGAGATAGATCTGAGAAGGAAAATACAGACACATCAAAAGATAGATTTGTAGAAATAATTACCTAGCCATTGAAGAGTTGAgtccaggtccaggaagaagcCCAGCTCTATAGTTCCTCCTCCAACACTCTTGATTTAGCCCTCTAAGCATCCAGTGAG belongs to Pseudorca crassidens isolate mPseCra1 chromosome 2, mPseCra1.hap1, whole genome shotgun sequence and includes:
- the LOC137209220 gene encoding LOW QUALITY PROTEIN: olfactory receptor 10J3-like (The sequence of the model RefSeq protein was modified relative to this genomic sequence to represent the inferred CDS: inserted 3 bases in 2 codons); amino-acid sequence: MLSSLLSPHHPISIQGCALXINNCFLLTARGYDCYVAICNPLQYSVIMSKEVCIQXASGSLGIGLGMAIVRVTSVFGLPFCDAFVISHFFCDMRPLLKLACTYTTVNKIINFVVSVFVLVLPMGLVFISYVLIISTILKIASAEGQKKAFDTCASHLTVVIIHYGCASVIYLKPKSQSFLGQDRLISMTYTVITPLLNPIVYSLRNKEVKDALCRVRGKSPSPLSEEVVEGLFFHFVNMY